GGTCTGCGCGGAGTAGGGCCAAAGCTTCTTCAGCATACTCCTTGGCTTGCAGTGTCTGCCCACGGGCAATGGCCACCTGGGCGCGCATGGTGGCAAAAGCGCCTTCAAAGCCGCGCCACTGTGCCGGGTCCTCCCGCTGTAGCCAGCTTTCCGAGGCCGCCAGGTTTTTCTCGCACAGGTCGTATTCAAAATTCTCCCGTGCCATTTTGGCGGACAGGAGAGTAAAGCGGGCGCTGTGTTGCAGGGCTTCGTCACCGAGCCAGTCGAGGCAGTCCCGCAGCAGGCGTGACTGCCCTGCGCGCAGAAGCTGTTCCCCTCGATCGTTGAGCAGTTGTTTTAACCGCTCGCGGTCGCCGCCGGCCAGGGCGTGGCGCAGGGCCTCCACTGGCTGGTCTAATTCTTGCCAGGTATCACAGGCAGTGCTGTGCAGTTGCAGCAAGTGTTCGCGGTCATTAATTTGCCGCTGCAGGAAGCGGGCGAAGACCGGGTGAAAGCGGAACCACTGGCGGCTTGAATCCTGCGCCTGCAGGAATAACCCCCGACGCGCGGCTTCTTCCAGCAACTGCTGACCATCTTGCCGACCGGTAAGGCGCTCCGCCAGTTGGGCGTTCACCCGGGTGAGGATCGATGTGCAGGAGAGGAGTTGGCGCAGTTGGGGTTCCAGCCGTTCCAGTACTTCCTCAGCCAGGTAATCGAGAATATGACTGTGGCCCTGCTCCAGCTCTGCCAGATAGCGATCCACTTCGTTGCTGTCGCGCACCGATAAAGTGAATAGCTGTACGGCGGGGGGCCAGCCTTCACTGAGGTGATGCAGTTGGGCTGCGCGGTCGCCGTCGAGATTAAACGGTAGGCGCTGCTTGAGCAGGGTGGCGATTTCCCCAATGTTGAGGGCCAGCTCATTAGTGCCCAATTCCAGTAATCGCCCTTGAACTCGCAGGGTGGCCAGGCCCAGGGGCGGTTGGCTGCGACTGGTGAGAACAATACCGACACCGGCGGGGGCGTGGCGCAACAAAAAGCGGGTAGTGTCGTGTACCTGCTGGTTGTCGATCTGGTGGTAGTCATCCAGCACGATGCGCAGTTCGCTGGGCAGGCCCCGCAGTTCCGATAGAAGGTGGCTCACCAGGGTTGAGGGGTCCGGACGCTGGGGCGCGGACAATAACTGGTGAGTCTGGGGGACACCATTGCCGGTCGCCCTGTGCACACTTTCCACCAGGTAGCGGCAGAATTGGCTCGGTTCATTATCACTGGCATCCAGCGTATACCAGGCCACCGGGTTGTCCTGTTGTGAGGCCCAGGAGGTAACCAGCGTGGTTTTGCCGTATCCCGCAGGAGCCGTCACCAACAGCAGTTGATCGCTGTGGCATTGGTTCAGAACCGACAGCAGGCGCGGGCGCGATAGGGCGTGCTCGGGGCAATCCGGCAGGCTGTATTTGGAAGTTAAAAGCATCGCTGCGGGAGGGATTGTTATAAATGTTTGATTTTTGTACAGCCACTATTATGCACCAGGACCCGGGTATTGTTACAGCACTGTAATAGGCCAGCTTTCTGGTGATTCCGCCTCTTGGGTGGCAAATTGGAGTGGCGCCGGTTTAGCTTTGGGCAGTATATTACTATTCGGGTTAAATCGGTCATCTCAACCCGTCGCAATGCAGTTTCTGCGGCTCATTAGTGGGTACGTTAGTTCATATTTACTGTGATGTATCCACACCGGCTCGCAAAGGGATGCATTATTGTGCAGCTTCCCCTCGCGCCACTTTCAGTATTTTTCGATTTTTATTTGGCAGTGAGAATGCCCCTTGTGCGGGTTTTCATCAATGTTCATTCATTTAAAAAAGCCGAGCGCTGCGAAGGCGCCGATAGAATAATAAGAAGAGGAAGCCATGGCGGATATCGTAATCCTTGCTGCTGCGGGTATGGGGGCTGTGGATAATACGTTTGCAAAGCCACTGTTTGCGGCATTGGAAACCGAATTTGGGGAGGAGTGGTCGCGTCTCTACTGCGCTGAATTACCCGGCCTGGAGCACTTCCAGAGTAATATCGAACGCACCTTTGAGAGTATGCAGAAGGGCGAGCTGGACTTCCTGCGTGCACGAAAATATTTACTCCTGGGGATGTCGCAGACAGCGGCGCAGTCCGGCACTGTGGATCGCCGGGATAGCAACTACGAAAAGACCCAGCGCGAGATCTATGCGGCGCTGGCCAAGGCCGCTGATGAGGTTGATGAGCGGGCCCCGGTGATATTGATCAGCCATTCGGTGGGTTGTATCAACCTATCTAATTACCTTTGGGATGCCCAGCGCCCCAATGTCAGTTGCGGTGTTTGGCGTGATGGTGGTCCCGCAGGCGTTCACAAAGGGTCGGCGCGTGAGAGGTTTTTGCGCCTCAAGACTCTGAGCCATTGGTACACCCTGGGGCCGACAATGCCCCTCTGGTGCGCCGATCGACCCCGGGAGCAAATTCAGGCGGTCACCTCCAATTCCCGGGGATACAATTTTCGCTGGAAGAATTTTTATCACCCCAATGACCTGTTTGGCTGGCCCCTCAAACCCCTGAGCCCCTCCTATAACCAGGCGGTGTGCCGTGATTATGAGACTTGTTCGCTGAGCGATCACGGCGCTTTGAGTCCAGTGGCTTTTCCCTCGCCCCCTGAGGATTACTGGCGGAACCCGATAGTTGTTGAGCAGCTGATAGAGGATGTGCGCTCCCTGCTCAAGACAGTGAATAAGCCCGCTCATCGGCATCCACAACCCTCTCAGCAGGCTCTCGCGGTATAATCCCCAATTACCTCAACAGTCTCCTGTAAAAGATGAAGGGCCGCTTTCTTATGTCGCTGCAATATCACCTGGTTCCGGTTACTCCTTTCCAGCAAAACTGCTCGTTGCTGTGGTGTGAAGACAGTAAGCGCGCGGCTGTTGTCGACCCCGGTGGCGATCTCGATAAGATTCTGGCGGCGGTGGAGGAGCGCGGTCTCAAGCTGGAGAAAATCCTGCTGACCCATGGCCACCTGGACCATGTAGGCGGCACTGCGGCGTTGTCCAAGCAGCTCCAGCTGCCGATAGAGGGGCCGCATAAAGGCGATGATTTCTGGATTCAGCAGTTGCCTATGCAGGCGCAGATGTTTGGTTTCCCCGCTGTCGAAGTATTTACTCCAGACCGCTGGTTGGAACAGGGAGATACGGTTACTGTAGGAGATCAGGAACTGGAGGTGCACCACTGCCCGGGCCATACTCCCGGCCATGTGATTTTCTTCCACCGCCCCAGCCAGTTGGCTCTGGTGGGAGATGTTTTGTTTGCCGGTTCGATCGGGCGCACAGATTTTCCCCAGGGAGATCACGATACCCTGATTCGCTCTATCAAAGAGCGCCTATGGCCGCTGGGTGATGAGGTTCAATTTGTACCGGGACATGGCCCCATGTCCACTTTTGGCCAGGAGCGCCAAACCAATCCTTTTGTCGCCGACAAGCGCTTTGGTTAAGTGATACCTGGATTCCAATAACAGGCGGGAAGTACAGCGCCGGGAGTCCCATTTTATGTTTGCAGGAAAAATACGTCTTTTTCTCGCCTTGCTGGTGCTGGGGTTAAGCGGCTGCGCAGTAATTTCCGAAGAGGAGTGCCGCGCGGGGCTCTGGTATGAGCGGGGCCTGCAAGACGGCGCTCGCGGTCGCTCACAGTCGCTGGTGTACGATATTGCCCAAGAGTGTGACAGCTACGACATGCATGTGGATAGCGATGCATGGCTGCAGGGCCATGAAGAGGGTGTCGAGACTTACTGCACTGCAGAAAATGGCTATCACCAGGGGCGTAGGGGACGTAATTACCAAGGGGTTTGCACTGGCCCTACTGCTGATTTGTTTTTACAGAATTACGAGCGCGGTCTCGCCGAATACCGTATAGAGCAGCATTACCAGCGCCTTATGTGGCGCCGGGATAATTTAGAGCGCGAGTTGCTCTCCCTGCATTACGCCTATCGGAACACTGATAGTGAAGCCCAGGCCCAGGCATTGTACTTGCAGCGCAGCCGCCTTCGCTGGGAGCTGCGGATGTTGGATATGGAGTTGTTTCGTTACGGCTTGTTTGGCCCCACGCATTTAACGCCCGGCTATTATCCCCCCGGATTTTTTTCTGCCAGATTATTTTATTGGTAAGTAAAAAAAATTTTGACACTGAATGTAAGTAAAGAAGTCCGGGTTAATGCTCCGGTATCACACGCACAAGAGATTTATTGTAATGGCAATTTGGCATTTAAATCCTTCACTGGAAGAACTGAACCAGGGAATATCCCAGTGCATGCCCGGCTACCTGGGAATGGAAATTACGGAAATTGGCGATGATTA
This DNA window, taken from Microbulbifer sp. VAAF005, encodes the following:
- the malT gene encoding HTH-type transcriptional regulator MalT: MLLTSKYSLPDCPEHALSRPRLLSVLNQCHSDQLLLVTAPAGYGKTTLVTSWASQQDNPVAWYTLDASDNEPSQFCRYLVESVHRATGNGVPQTHQLLSAPQRPDPSTLVSHLLSELRGLPSELRIVLDDYHQIDNQQVHDTTRFLLRHAPAGVGIVLTSRSQPPLGLATLRVQGRLLELGTNELALNIGEIATLLKQRLPFNLDGDRAAQLHHLSEGWPPAVQLFTLSVRDSNEVDRYLAELEQGHSHILDYLAEEVLERLEPQLRQLLSCTSILTRVNAQLAERLTGRQDGQQLLEEAARRGLFLQAQDSSRQWFRFHPVFARFLQRQINDREHLLQLHSTACDTWQELDQPVEALRHALAGGDRERLKQLLNDRGEQLLRAGQSRLLRDCLDWLGDEALQHSARFTLLSAKMARENFEYDLCEKNLAASESWLQREDPAQWRGFEGAFATMRAQVAIARGQTLQAKEYAEEALALLRADQLGERISALLVTGETSFCLGALQEANRYMQEVEALAIAERDIPSAAWAICQQTEIAFAQGLLKKASTLQEKVQTLVQKNHLSTLPISEFVCRLRGQLQWESGDLEGAEQSARRGMQINRRVGEHWLLPEYTLLLKIAQARGEKEDALEWLERIERLLTDGRYHRDWIANADATRIRTWRALGNQQAIASWLEQATPVADRPSNHFEQCHGRNHVRAMIELHHWSDANRLLSRLKQVANECGLETDRLRNRVLESHLLWLREQYAQSVEAISEALLLSHERDFRASFLQIGKPLIVILKAALENGLGEAESSKAQQLIKATQQQPELDGGIRIELDDTIIREILASDAVPDFLRHSPLTPREWQVLNAIHSGLSNEKIARHFKVAPSTIKTHIRSLYQKLDVKDRQEAIALAEQMLRSVQDKP
- a CDS encoding DUF2799 domain-containing protein, which codes for MFAGKIRLFLALLVLGLSGCAVISEEECRAGLWYERGLQDGARGRSQSLVYDIAQECDSYDMHVDSDAWLQGHEEGVETYCTAENGYHQGRRGRNYQGVCTGPTADLFLQNYERGLAEYRIEQHYQRLMWRRDNLERELLSLHYAYRNTDSEAQAQALYLQRSRLRWELRMLDMELFRYGLFGPTHLTPGYYPPGFFSARLFYW
- a CDS encoding MBL fold metallo-hydrolase, which gives rise to MSLQYHLVPVTPFQQNCSLLWCEDSKRAAVVDPGGDLDKILAAVEERGLKLEKILLTHGHLDHVGGTAALSKQLQLPIEGPHKGDDFWIQQLPMQAQMFGFPAVEVFTPDRWLEQGDTVTVGDQELEVHHCPGHTPGHVIFFHRPSQLALVGDVLFAGSIGRTDFPQGDHDTLIRSIKERLWPLGDEVQFVPGHGPMSTFGQERQTNPFVADKRFG